In the genome of Entelurus aequoreus isolate RoL-2023_Sb linkage group LG08, RoL_Eaeq_v1.1, whole genome shotgun sequence, one region contains:
- the stmn1a gene encoding stathmin 1a, translating into MATPEDIQVKELDKRASGQAFEVILGAPAPDAKGDFPLAAPKKKDVSLEEIQRKLDAADERRKNHEAEVLKHLAEKREHEKEVQQKAMEENNNFSKMAEEKLQQKMEANKGNRTAIMAAMNEKFKEKDKKLEEVRKNKESNPGNADEDASEN; encoded by the exons ATGGCCACCCCTGAAG ACATTCAGGTCAAAGAGCTGGACAAGCGCGCCTCTGGTCAGGCCTTCGAGGTTATCCTGGGCGCGCCGGCCCCGGACGCCAAGGGAGACTTCCCCTTGGCCGCGCCAAAGAAGAAGGACGTCTCCCTGGAGGAAATTCAGAGGAAGCTGGACGCCGCGGACGAAAGACGCAAG AACCATGAAGCTGAGGTCCTGAAGCATCTGGCTGAGAAGCGTGAGCATGAAAAGGAGGTGCAGCAGAAGGCCATGGAAGAGAACAACAACTTTAGCAAGATGGCGGAGGAGAAGCTCCAACAAAAGATGGAGGCCAACAAAGGCAACCGCACAGCTATCATGGCAGCAATGAATGAAAAGTTCAAAGAGAAA GACAAAAAATTGGAAGAGGTGCGAAAAAACAAGGAAAGCAATCCTGGCAACGCGGACGAAGACGCCTCAGAAAactga